In a single window of the Salvelinus alpinus chromosome 15, SLU_Salpinus.1, whole genome shotgun sequence genome:
- the LOC139540271 gene encoding putative nuclease HARBI1 isoform X1, translated as MKAQNCVFLSALTMACPFVRDVVDEEALVLRRAFRRERVFRDRLDPLAFPDDHLYERYRFSADGIRYLCRLLGPRIKHRTARSHALSVEQMVCVALRFFASGAFLYSVGDAEQLNKATICRTIRSVCLAIKALADVFISFPGHRRLCDIKEEFYRIAGFPNVIGAVDCTHIRIKAPSGAHEADFVNRKSFHSINVQMVCNADCVISNVVAKWPGSVHDSRIFRASEIYQCLSQGEFSGVLLGDRGYGCQPFLLTPFTDPQEAQQAYNHAHARTRARVEMTFGLLKARFHCLHKLRVSPVRACDITVACAVLHNVACLRKERAPRVPPAMDWDNPAIFPDDDSGRLLRDQYVLNYFS; from the exons atgaaggcccaaaattgtgtgttcctttctgctctgacaatggcatgcccattcgtgcgagatgtggtggatgaagaagcacttgtgctgaggagagccttcaggcgagaaagggtcttcagggaccggttggacccactggccttccctgatgaccatctatatgaaagatacaggttttctgcagatggcatcaggtatctatgcagactactgggtcccaggattaagcaccgcactgcacggagccatgcactgagtgtggagcaaatggtttgtgtggccttgcgcttttttgctagtggagccttcctgtactcagtgggggatgcagaacagctgaacaaggccacaatttgccgcacaataaggagtgtgtgtctggctatcaaagcattagcagatgtcttcatctccttccctggccacagaagactctgtgacatcaaagaggagttctataggattgcag gtttccccaatgtcattggtgcagtggactgcacacacataaggataaaagccccctcaggtgcccatgaggccgattttgtgaataggaaatcctttcacagcattaatgttcag atggtctgcaatgctgactgtgtgatcagcaatgttgtggcaaaatggcctggctcagtccatgactccagaatctttcgggcctctgaaatctatcagtgcctatcacaag gtgaattctctggtgtgttgctgggagacagggggtatggctgccagccttttctcctgacacctttcacagacccccaggaagcacagcaggcctacaaccatgcccatgccaggaccagggccagagttgaaatgacctttggcctcctgaaggcacgctttcactgccttcacaaattaagggtcagccctgttagggcatgtgatattactgtggcttgtgctgtcctccacaatgtggcctgcctgaggaaggagagggcccccagagtgccaccagccatggactgggacaatccggcaatcttccctgatgacgacagtggtcggctgctgagggaccaatatgtgttgaattattttagttag
- the LOC139540271 gene encoding uncharacterized protein isoform X3, whose product MNGPKRTWQQVKIKYKNILQNAVKKNTHRQGTGGGSPKADLTPAEDMALELNKGRPVLEGIPGGKETSIGSSQDATRFIQVSGSTVFLLEPPAQAPDDADPGEGPSAAATAHDGDDDEEETISLDSRRHEDPDAIQWENQPGNISSQAIRKLYGNHLRRQIELADIDIQYKKKKMENLALESEIKKRTIRKLDLEIKKLERELQEDDTAQNKNEQSVQPSHRYKASPSFAHPPSTRCGH is encoded by the exons atgaacgggccaaaacggacatggcagcaggtcaaaatcaaatacaagaacattctgcagaatg cagtgaaaaagaatacccacagacaaggcacgggtggtgggtcaccaaaggctgaccttaccccagcagaggacatggccttggagctaaataaaggcaggcccgtcttagaggggatccctggggggaaagagacgagcataggttcctcccaagatgccacccgcttcattcaag tgtctggcagcactgtgttcctgttagagccaccagcacaagcaccagacgatgctgatcca ggtgaaggccccagtgcagcagcaacagcacatgatggagacgatgatgaggaggagaccatctctctggattccagaaggcatgag gacccagatgctatacagtgggaaaaccagcctggcaacata agctcacaagctatcagaaagttgtatggcaaccacctccggcgccaaatagaactggcagacatagacattcagtacaagaagaaaaagatggaaaatcttgcactggagtccgaaataaaaaagaggacaattaggaaactggaccttgaaataaaaaaacttgagagggag ctccaagaagatgacacagctcaaaataaaaatgag caatcagtacaaccaagtcatcgttataaggcatcgccctcttttgcccacccccccagcaccaggtgtggccactag
- the LOC139540271 gene encoding myb/SANT-like DNA-binding domain-containing protein 4 isoform X2, translating to MEAYEEVKDIIKKKGNTATVIKQREKAWQSIADRLNALNMNGPKRTWQQVKIKYKNILQNAVKKNTHRQGTGGGSPKADLTPAEDMALELNKGRPVLEGIPGGKETSIGSSQDATRFIQVSGSTVFLLEPPAQAPDDADPGEGPSAAATAHDGDDDEEETISLDSRRHEDPDAIQWENQPGNISSQAIRKLYGNHLRRQIELADIDIQYKKKKMENLALESEIKKRTIRKLDLEIKKLERELQEDDTAQNKNEQSVQPSHRYKASPSFAHPPSTRCGH from the exons atggaggcatacgaggaggtaaaagatataattaagaagaaaggcaacaccgccacagtgataaagcaaagagaaaaagcgtggcaaagtattgcagaccgcctgaatgc attaaacatgaacgggccaaaacggacatggcagcaggtcaaaatcaaatacaagaacattctgcagaatg cagtgaaaaagaatacccacagacaaggcacgggtggtgggtcaccaaaggctgaccttaccccagcagaggacatggccttggagctaaataaaggcaggcccgtcttagaggggatccctggggggaaagagacgagcataggttcctcccaagatgccacccgcttcattcaag tgtctggcagcactgtgttcctgttagagccaccagcacaagcaccagacgatgctgatcca ggtgaaggccccagtgcagcagcaacagcacatgatggagacgatgatgaggaggagaccatctctctggattccagaaggcatgag gacccagatgctatacagtgggaaaaccagcctggcaacata agctcacaagctatcagaaagttgtatggcaaccacctccggcgccaaatagaactggcagacatagacattcagtacaagaagaaaaagatggaaaatcttgcactggagtccgaaataaaaaagaggacaattaggaaactggaccttgaaataaaaaaacttgagagggag ctccaagaagatgacacagctcaaaataaaaatgag caatcagtacaaccaagtcatcgttataaggcatcgccctcttttgcccacccccccagcaccaggtgtggccactag